In one Pseudodesulfovibrio tunisiensis genomic region, the following are encoded:
- a CDS encoding flavodoxin family protein, which yields MNITNAILGVEGSPRKSGNSHHLLQAVLDGAAGRGGAAKSVHLRDYRYEPCIGCEKCRRDKICTQFHDGMSLLYPELVSSRGLVLVSPVHNYNITAWMKAFIDRLYCFYEFKDTRPRQWSSNLAGQGRKAVIAAIGEQEDLRDMGFALEAMRMPLEALGYEIVAEIPIMRIFDRGRIKSYPEILEKAVQSGALLAEALASDVA from the coding sequence ATGAATATTACCAATGCGATTCTGGGTGTTGAAGGCAGTCCGCGAAAAAGTGGCAACTCCCACCATCTGCTTCAAGCCGTTCTGGATGGAGCTGCCGGGCGTGGCGGTGCGGCAAAGAGCGTTCACCTGCGGGATTATCGGTACGAGCCGTGCATCGGGTGCGAGAAATGTCGCAGGGACAAGATATGCACGCAGTTTCATGACGGCATGAGCCTGCTGTATCCCGAGTTGGTGAGCAGCCGCGGGCTTGTTCTCGTTTCTCCGGTGCACAACTACAATATCACGGCATGGATGAAGGCATTCATTGACCGGCTGTACTGCTTTTACGAGTTCAAGGACACCCGGCCACGCCAGTGGTCCAGCAATCTTGCCGGGCAGGGACGGAAAGCAGTGATCGCTGCCATTGGCGAGCAGGAGGACCTGAGGGACATGGGCTTTGCTCTTGAGGCCATGCGCATGCCTCTTGAAGCCCTGGGGTACGAGATCGTTGCCGAGATTCCCATCATGCGGATATTCGATCGCGGCAGGATCAAATCCTACCCGGAGATTCTGGAAAAGGCGGTGCAAAGCGGGGCCTTGCTGGCTGAGGCATTGGCCTCGGATGTGGCGTGA